GACCGACTTGAGATCAAACATAAGATGGAGCAAATCAAACGTGTAACATGGGAACTGGATTATGAGTTTCCTTATGACAATGAGATGGTTGTCCAGCGGATCACTTCGTTGCTGTCAGCCTTGAAGAGTAAGGATCTCATACAAGTGAAAGAGGCGAGATTAGCTCTCTTCAGCTCTTTGAGTGAAGAACAAGGAGAGTACTTCAACTGGTTGGAGTGGAACGAAGGTTACGCGCGCTATCTGGAGAATCGAATTCGGGAGAAATTTGGACTGGAAATGAATCATATGGGGGATTCAGCTCCGTTTAATCGTCTTGTTTTCTATGAATGCGGGTCGGAATACATAAGCCTGCTCGTTAACGAACAGCCGGATCTTCATACGGATTTGGAGCAGTTATTTGAGAGGATACAAACAGAGCGAGTGCAGGCTTGAATACCGGGTATAGTTCCCAAATTCATTACGGACGTAAAGATAAGTGCTTTCGTGGCCGATACCGCCCAGCGTTTAAAAGTGCTGCTCCAAGGATGGGACACTGAGTTGCAGCATGCGAGCATAAGTATCTAGAGCTAGATACAGATGATTGCTTAGAGAGTGAGTACTATGTGTTTAGTTGAGCCGGGAGGTATATATGCTAATGAAAAAAGCAGGGATTCTCTTAGTTCTCTTCGCGGTGCTCCTTGCAGGGTGCAACCATCCAATTGGAACTAATTCTAATCCGAAAGAAGCTCTACCTTCGCTCATTACATTAACATGCAACCCAAACTTCATAACTGAAGCGTGCCAGGATGTCAAAATTGATGATCCTGTTGAGATTGAAATCGTAATCGAGGCTATAAATAAAGCGGAGCGTATATCAGGAAGTCTTGATTATAGCGCGGAGTACAAGATGATCTTAACAGATGCAGATGGGTCCTTAACGAAGTATGATTTTTCCATAGGCAAAGATCCCAAGCAGTCAGCCCTTCTGGTTAACCATGAGGATACCCACGTAGGATACAGTATACCCATAGAGGATGCAAACAAAGTAAGGAAACTGATCCAGAGTCATACGGACTAACATAGAATGGTTTTATTTATATAGCTATTGAAACGGAGAGACGGTCATATGAGTCACCTGATTACCATTCAACCTTTAACAGCATCGGATATGGAGGGTGCCTGCCAGGTATTCGAGACATCGATTACAAATGCGTTTACACAGGAGGGACTAGGCAGCCTGCACGAAGATATTCGGGATGAAATTGAATACAAAAAAGCGATGCTTCACTCCGCTTTGCATCCTGGCAACAACCAGGAATCCAGTATCTTTTTTCTGTTAGCCAAGAGGGAAGATACTGTCGTGGGCACCATTTCGTATGGACCTTGCGGCCAGGAGATTCAAGAATGCACAGACCACCAACTGAACCACGTAGGGGAATTGGGTAGTCTCTACGTTTTGCCAGAGGTTCAGGGCCAGGGAATTGGCTCTGCTCTTATTCAGGCTCTGGCT
This window of the Paenibacillus marchantiae genome carries:
- a CDS encoding GNAT family N-acetyltransferase, which produces MSHLITIQPLTASDMEGACQVFETSITNAFTQEGLGSLHEDIRDEIEYKKAMLHSALHPGNNQESSIFFLLAKREDTVVGTISYGPCGQEIQECTDHQLNHVGELGSLYVLPEVQGQGIGSALIQALAAELQRREITQFCLDSGYRTAQKKWQRKFGEPYAVAKNYWGEGTDHMVWLCDVKDFAVK